From the Synechococcus sp. HK01-R genome, one window contains:
- a CDS encoding efflux RND transporter periplasmic adaptor subunit: protein MRRTLTLSLLASTALLASCSKPKQPAQQFLSVQTARIGEATFNPSVEAISMLESTTNVALRPETEGRVVKILASEGDRVKAGQPILVLDNVQQSAALNAARAQARTDKLNAERYEFLYEQGAASAKTRDQYATQAIASRDQALASAATLGYKYVRSPIDGIVGDLDTVKLGDYVQTGQAITGIVDNSSLWTLMQIPATQADQIKIGQTVKVSSQTRPPVSGQGSVTFISPYYGISGSQQSPNTLMVKATFPNLTGKLKTGQFVKSQILIDQKQALAVPVQAVFMQAQQPFVYVVVPLSKALPKIKASSSVPEASKQKLEKLPASTPIVVQKPVVLGTLQNNLYPLRSGLNRGETVVVSNTALLSNGLPVKVSNSANGARGN, encoded by the coding sequence GTGCGGCGAACGCTGACGCTCTCCCTGCTGGCCAGTACCGCACTGCTGGCCTCCTGCAGCAAGCCCAAACAGCCCGCTCAGCAGTTCCTCAGCGTCCAGACCGCTCGGATCGGTGAGGCCACCTTCAATCCCAGCGTGGAAGCGATCAGCATGCTGGAGTCGACCACCAATGTGGCGCTGCGACCGGAGACGGAAGGCCGGGTGGTGAAGATTCTCGCCAGCGAAGGCGACAGGGTGAAGGCCGGCCAGCCGATCCTGGTGCTCGACAACGTGCAGCAGAGCGCCGCCCTCAATGCCGCCCGCGCCCAGGCCCGCACCGACAAGCTCAACGCCGAGCGCTACGAATTCCTCTACGAGCAGGGCGCGGCATCGGCCAAAACCCGAGACCAATACGCCACCCAGGCGATCGCCTCCCGCGATCAGGCCCTCGCCAGTGCCGCCACGCTCGGATACAAATACGTGCGCTCACCGATCGACGGCATCGTCGGGGATCTCGACACGGTGAAGCTCGGCGATTACGTGCAGACTGGCCAGGCGATCACGGGCATCGTCGATAACTCCAGCCTCTGGACGCTGATGCAGATCCCCGCCACCCAGGCGGATCAGATCAAAATCGGACAGACCGTGAAGGTGAGCTCCCAGACCAGACCACCGGTCAGCGGCCAGGGGAGTGTGACCTTCATCTCGCCCTATTACGGCATTTCCGGCAGCCAGCAGTCGCCCAACACCTTGATGGTGAAGGCCACCTTCCCGAACCTCACCGGCAAGCTCAAAACCGGCCAGTTCGTGAAGAGCCAGATCTTGATCGATCAGAAACAGGCTCTGGCGGTGCCGGTGCAGGCGGTGTTCATGCAGGCGCAGCAACCCTTCGTGTATGTGGTGGTGCCCCTCAGCAAAGCCCTCCCCAAGATCAAGGCCTCCAGCTCCGTGCCGGAAGCCAGCAAGCAGAAGCTGGAGAAGCTGCCGGCAAGCACACCGATCGTGGTGCAGAAACCTGTGGTGCTCGGCACGCTTCAGAACAACCTCTACCCGCTGCGCTCCGGACTGAACCGTGGTGAAACGGTCGTGGTGAGCAACACGGCCCTGCTCAGCAACGGCCTGCCGGTGAAGGTCTCCAACAGTGCCAACGGCGCCAGGGGCAACTGA
- a CDS encoding alpha/beta fold hydrolase yields MQAEAKLWLWKRQETLQLEVGWCSTSTSTSTEASTPAVVLIHGFGACKEHWRHVLPVLGSVTPSYALDLIGFGASSQPNALLGHERAEVGADPTASIHYSFDLWGAQVAAFCREIVGRPVLLVGNSIGGVVALRAAQLLQADPDASPCRGLVLIDCAQRLMDDKQLARQPAWMAWIRPLLKTLVSQRWLSTALFRNAARPTVIRQVLKQAYPSGHNVDEALVQLLLQPSQRPGAAEAFRGFINLFDDHLAPDLLQDLDLPVHLIWGEADPWEPVAEAQVWRERFACIRSLQVIKGVGHCPHDEAPDQVNPLLIAIAERAGGTQLAHP; encoded by the coding sequence GTGCAAGCTGAAGCCAAGCTCTGGCTGTGGAAGCGGCAGGAGACTCTCCAGCTCGAGGTGGGCTGGTGCAGCACATCAACCTCAACCTCAACGGAGGCATCCACCCCTGCCGTGGTGCTGATCCACGGCTTCGGTGCCTGCAAGGAACACTGGCGCCATGTGCTGCCTGTTCTTGGGAGCGTCACGCCCAGCTATGCGCTTGATCTGATCGGCTTTGGCGCCAGCAGCCAACCCAATGCCCTCCTGGGTCATGAGCGGGCCGAAGTCGGCGCCGATCCCACCGCTTCAATCCACTACAGCTTTGACCTCTGGGGCGCGCAGGTGGCGGCGTTCTGCCGGGAGATCGTGGGACGTCCGGTGCTGCTGGTGGGCAACTCCATCGGTGGAGTGGTGGCCCTGCGCGCCGCGCAGCTGTTGCAGGCCGATCCGGACGCGAGTCCCTGCCGAGGCCTGGTGTTGATCGATTGCGCCCAACGGCTGATGGATGACAAACAGCTCGCCAGGCAACCCGCCTGGATGGCCTGGATCAGGCCCTTACTGAAGACCCTGGTCAGCCAGCGCTGGCTGAGCACAGCCCTCTTCCGTAATGCGGCCAGACCAACGGTGATCCGCCAGGTGCTGAAGCAGGCCTACCCCAGCGGGCACAACGTGGATGAGGCGCTGGTGCAGCTTCTGCTCCAACCCAGTCAGCGCCCAGGCGCGGCTGAGGCCTTTCGCGGCTTCATCAATCTGTTCGATGACCACCTGGCTCCCGATCTGCTGCAAGACCTTGATCTGCCCGTGCATCTGATCTGGGGCGAGGCCGATCCCTGGGAGCCGGTGGCGGAGGCACAGGTGTGGAGAGAACGCTTTGCCTGCATCCGCTCCCTCCAGGTGATCAAAGGGGTGGGGCACTGCCCCCACGACGAGGCACCCGATCAGGTCAATCCACTGTTGATCGCGATTGCGGAGCGGGCAGGCGGCACTCAGCTGGCGCACCCTTAA
- a CDS encoding efflux RND transporter permease subunit — protein MAFSDNFIRRPVLTTVCSILIVLMGVIAIPTLPIANLPNIAPPLIQVTANYSGANSLVTEQSVTNPLEQQINGVPGASYISSTSNMEGQSIIQVYFDETTNIDIDQVNVQNRVSLAMPQLPSQVSATGVSVQQSTPSILLAYQVSSSDGQFDSAYLNGLIYEQLYYPLERIDGVANVNILGGSNPAYWLNVDPGKLAANNLTASQVIDAVQAQNTTAVGGLVGGPPASGNQAYTYPLLVQNNGNLVSIDDFNNLIVGRSPTGNLLLLKDVGSVQYGFNNYTTAAVNTDNHDAITVAVFKTPESNALDVADAVVKEMESFAATVPPGVTVTQVYNIGQFIEASVDGVIDALGLAIVLVLLILFIFLQNWRATVVPSLAIPISLIGTFAFIKVFGFSINQLTLLGLVLATGLVVDDAIVVIEAVSKNIEAGMRPRQAALACMGELFGALVATALVLMAVFVPVAFYPGSIGIIYQQFALTIAFSIAISAFNALTFSPMLSGLILRGGETAEPKGWTWPVAGVIVGLAFGRFSSAAFGQWTYILGVVVGGLAGANLPRIFRVFNNNFAKLQNGYARLIQALIRARRWVMVALGSGIVITVLAFMALPSAFIPDEDQGYILGIYQLQNGASLSQTQSMGKEIAAILKQESDVSDAAVISGYGFNGSSPDQGTIMVGLKPLSERSGQSNSSFAIADRLNAKLSKLSSGIAVIGQPPAVPGFSAQGGFYFQFNDLTGDYSFNQLNDQAQKLIKAGKASGEFSSLYSQFIPSAPAFGLKVDRALMGALNVDYQEAMDTIATLSGGSYTGLTYENGQVRNVYVQSEAAQRADIDSILSYYVKSRDGQMVQVSQFAEAELDSAPPIISHYNLYRTVLVQGAQALGKSSGQALTAIQNLFKQLDFNNIGYAFTGLAALQLSAGSASVLVFGLGILIVYLVLSAQYESYVTPVIILMTVPLAMLGALAFLAARSIDLNIYAQVGLVTLIGLAAKNGILIVEVAEQHLEEGMTATEAVIASAESRLRPILMTAIAALAGFLPLVVANGAGAQSQQSLGTVIFGGLVVATILSLGVVPPFYVVIKGLEERLFGKREPALSDPKAPAGAS, from the coding sequence ATGGCGTTTTCCGACAACTTCATCAGGCGGCCGGTTCTCACCACCGTCTGCAGCATCCTGATCGTGCTGATGGGGGTGATCGCTATCCCCACCCTGCCGATCGCCAACCTGCCCAACATTGCGCCGCCCCTGATCCAGGTGACGGCCAACTACAGCGGCGCCAACTCGCTGGTCACCGAACAGTCGGTCACCAACCCGCTCGAGCAGCAGATCAATGGCGTGCCCGGCGCCTCCTACATCTCCTCCACCAGCAACATGGAGGGGCAGAGCATCATCCAGGTCTACTTCGACGAGACCACGAATATCGATATCGACCAGGTGAACGTGCAGAACCGCGTGTCTCTGGCGATGCCCCAGCTGCCCTCGCAGGTCTCGGCCACTGGCGTGTCGGTGCAACAAAGCACCCCCTCGATTCTGCTGGCCTATCAGGTGTCCTCCAGCGACGGCCAGTTCGACTCGGCCTACCTCAACGGCCTGATCTATGAGCAGCTCTACTACCCATTGGAGCGGATCGACGGGGTTGCCAACGTCAACATCCTTGGCGGCAGCAATCCCGCCTACTGGCTGAACGTCGACCCTGGAAAGCTGGCCGCCAACAACCTCACCGCCAGCCAGGTGATTGATGCCGTACAGGCGCAAAACACCACGGCGGTGGGCGGCCTGGTGGGGGGACCTCCAGCCTCCGGCAATCAGGCCTACACCTACCCGTTGCTGGTGCAGAACAACGGCAACCTGGTGTCGATCGACGACTTCAACAACCTGATCGTCGGCCGTTCGCCCACCGGCAACCTTCTGCTGCTCAAGGATGTCGGCAGCGTGCAATACGGCTTCAACAACTACACAACGGCAGCGGTCAACACCGACAACCACGACGCGATCACGGTGGCCGTCTTTAAGACGCCTGAAAGCAACGCCTTGGATGTGGCCGATGCGGTGGTGAAGGAAATGGAGTCGTTTGCAGCCACAGTGCCACCCGGTGTGACTGTGACGCAGGTGTACAACATCGGTCAGTTCATCGAAGCCTCGGTGGATGGCGTGATCGATGCCCTCGGCCTGGCGATCGTGCTGGTGCTGCTGATCCTGTTCATCTTCCTGCAGAACTGGCGCGCCACCGTGGTGCCCAGCCTGGCGATTCCGATCTCCCTGATCGGCACCTTCGCTTTCATCAAGGTGTTCGGCTTCTCGATCAACCAGCTCACCCTGCTCGGCCTGGTGCTGGCCACCGGCCTGGTGGTGGACGACGCGATTGTGGTGATCGAAGCGGTGTCGAAAAACATCGAAGCGGGCATGCGGCCGCGCCAGGCAGCACTCGCCTGCATGGGTGAGTTGTTCGGCGCACTGGTGGCCACCGCCCTGGTGTTGATGGCTGTGTTCGTTCCGGTGGCCTTCTATCCGGGAAGCATCGGCATCATCTACCAGCAGTTCGCGCTGACGATCGCTTTCTCAATCGCGATCTCCGCCTTCAACGCGCTGACCTTCTCGCCGATGCTCTCCGGTCTGATCCTGCGCGGCGGCGAGACGGCGGAACCGAAAGGCTGGACCTGGCCCGTGGCCGGGGTGATCGTGGGTCTGGCCTTCGGGCGCTTCAGCTCCGCTGCTTTCGGGCAATGGACCTACATCCTCGGTGTGGTGGTCGGTGGCCTGGCGGGAGCGAACCTGCCACGGATCTTCCGGGTGTTCAACAACAACTTCGCCAAACTCCAGAACGGCTATGCCCGCCTGATTCAGGCGCTGATCCGAGCCCGCCGCTGGGTGATGGTGGCCCTGGGCAGCGGCATCGTGATCACCGTGCTCGCCTTCATGGCCCTGCCGTCCGCCTTCATCCCCGATGAAGACCAGGGCTACATCCTTGGCATTTATCAATTGCAGAACGGCGCCTCCCTGAGCCAGACCCAGTCGATGGGCAAGGAAATCGCCGCGATCCTCAAGCAAGAGAGTGATGTGAGCGACGCCGCCGTGATCAGCGGCTATGGCTTCAACGGCTCGAGCCCTGACCAGGGCACGATCATGGTCGGTCTCAAACCGCTGAGCGAGCGCTCGGGCCAGAGCAACAGCTCCTTTGCAATCGCCGATCGCCTCAACGCCAAACTCTCGAAACTCAGCAGCGGCATTGCCGTCATCGGCCAGCCCCCTGCAGTGCCGGGCTTCTCCGCCCAGGGGGGCTTCTACTTCCAGTTCAATGACCTCACCGGTGATTACAGCTTCAATCAGCTCAACGACCAGGCCCAGAAGCTGATCAAAGCCGGTAAGGCCAGCGGTGAATTCTCCTCGCTCTACAGCCAGTTCATCCCCAGCGCACCAGCCTTCGGCCTCAAGGTGGATCGGGCTCTGATGGGCGCCCTCAACGTCGACTATCAGGAAGCGATGGACACGATCGCCACCCTTTCCGGTGGCAGCTACACGGGCCTCACCTACGAAAATGGTCAGGTGCGCAACGTGTATGTGCAGTCAGAGGCTGCGCAGCGGGCCGATATCGACAGCATCCTCAGCTACTACGTGAAGAGCCGTGATGGCCAGATGGTGCAGGTGTCGCAGTTTGCGGAGGCGGAGCTGGACAGTGCCCCACCAATCATCAGCCACTACAACCTCTACCGGACGGTGCTGGTGCAGGGCGCCCAGGCGCTGGGCAAGAGCTCAGGTCAGGCCCTGACGGCAATCCAGAACCTGTTCAAGCAACTTGATTTCAACAACATCGGCTACGCCTTCACCGGTCTGGCCGCCCTTCAGCTCTCCGCCGGCAGCGCCAGTGTGCTCGTGTTCGGGCTGGGCATCCTGATCGTGTATCTGGTGCTGTCGGCTCAGTACGAGAGCTATGTGACGCCAGTGATCATCCTGATGACCGTGCCCCTGGCGATGCTCGGCGCCCTGGCCTTCCTGGCCGCACGCTCGATCGACCTCAACATCTATGCCCAGGTGGGTCTGGTGACCCTGATCGGCCTGGCGGCCAAGAACGGCATCCTGATCGTCGAAGTGGCCGAACAACACCTCGAGGAAGGCATGACGGCAACAGAAGCGGTGATCGCTTCGGCCGAGTCGCGCCTGCGACCGATCCTGATGACCGCCATCGCAGCTCTGGCAGGCTTCCTCCCCCTGGTGGTGGCCAATGGCGCTGGCGCCCAGAGCCAGCAGTCGCTCGGCACGGTGATCTTCGGTGGCCTGGTGGTGGCGACCATCCTCTCGCTCGGCGTGGTGCCGCCCTTTTATGTGGTGATCAAGGGTCTCGAAGAGCGACTGTTCGGCAAGCGCGAGCCTGCGCTCAGCGACCCCAAGGCCCCCGCAGGTGCAAGCTGA